In Rhodopirellula sp. P2, the DNA window TTTGCCGTCCATGGTCCGCCAGCAGTAGGCAACGCCCGTGTCCGCGACGGCGAACACGTAGTTGGGGATGGTCAGCAGCGACTGCTCGTAACACTGGACGTTGTTTTCCCACTGCACACTCTTGGAGCTGCCATCGCCCAAGATGCACCAGGTGCCGGATCTGGGATTGCCGCCGCTGGTGATGACGCGGCGATCGTCCCAGACGACGGTGCCACAGATCGCCTCGGTCGCCGTGTCCACGCCCCAGAGTTCTTTGCCAGTGACGGGATCGTAGGCATTGATCATGTCGGCCCCCGAGATCAGCACCATCGGCTGGCCCCCAATCGTCGCCGCGATGGGCGTGGCAAAGTTCAGATTGGACGGCCGGGCAACTCGCCAAATGTCGCGGCCGGTTTGAGTGTCCAAGGCCGCGAGACAGCTTTCAGGGCCGTCGTATTCTGCTGCGACGACCAGCAAGCCATCCACCAGAATCGGGCTGGCTCCATACCCAAATTGGAATTGCGAAGGGCGAAACTCCGCGACTTTCCTCTGCCAGTTTTGTTTGCCTTCCAGATTCAACGAGGTCACGACGATCGCGTCATCGGTGTGGAATGAAACGTAAATGTTTTGACCGTCCGAGGCGGGGCTGGGGGAGGCAAACGAATTGTTTGAGTGGATTCGCTCGGGCAGCGTCCCGCGGTGAATGATCCAGTTGTCGACCATCCGTCCATCGGAACGATTGCATTTGATCAGGCGCTGGGTTTCATCTTCGGCCACCGCCGTGGTCAAGAAAATATGCTCCCCGACAACGATGGGCGACGAATGCCCGCGACCCGGAATCGCGGTTTTCCAAATGACATTTTCGCTTCGTTCCAAATCCCAGCGGATGGGAGCGTCTGAATCAGCCGGTGCGTGGTTGTTGCCCTCGGGGCCTCGCCACTGCAGCCAGTCCCCCGCGGCGCAGGTCGAAACCGTCCCCAGAACCCCGCCTGCCAATTGGACCGGCCCAGCCAACAACAGCAATGCCAATGGAACGAGCATGCGGTGGAGCGGACGCAGGGGACACAACAGGGAAGCAGATCGATTCATATTCCAAATCCATTGTCGGAAGAGAGTGCGAGAAGAGACGCTGCAGGCTGACAAACCGCACGCGTGGGAG includes these proteins:
- a CDS encoding outer membrane protein assembly factor BamB family protein encodes the protein MNRSASLLCPLRPLHRMLVPLALLLLAGPVQLAGGVLGTVSTCAAGDWLQWRGPEGNNHAPADSDAPIRWDLERSENVIWKTAIPGRGHSSPIVVGEHIFLTTAVAEDETQRLIKCNRSDGRMVDNWIIHRGTLPERIHSNNSFASPSPASDGQNIYVSFHTDDAIVVTSLNLEGKQNWQRKVAEFRPSQFQFGYGASPILVDGLLVVAAEYDGPESCLAALDTQTGRDIWRVARPSNLNFATPIAATIGGQPMVLISGADMINAYDPVTGKELWGVDTATEAICGTVVWDDRRVITSGGNPRSGTWCILGDGSSKSVQWENNVQCYEQSLLTIPNYVFAVADTGVAYCWRTMDGKQMWRTRLFGGGISASPLLVDDRIYVAAEDGTVFVYQASQDRFELKAENKTGDSLFATPVPHDDRLLIRTGVGQGDQRQEYLISVGLR